Proteins encoded within one genomic window of Ctenopharyngodon idella isolate HZGC_01 chromosome 6, HZGC01, whole genome shotgun sequence:
- the dph3 gene encoding DPH3 homolog, whose protein sequence is MTVFHDEVEIEDFEYDEETETYYFPCPCGDRFAITKEDLENGEDVATCPSCSLIVKVIYDKEQFMCGEVIEAPRTSENKLELAQS, encoded by the exons ATGACGGTGTTTCACGACGAGGTTGAAATAGAAGATTTTGAGTATgatgaagaaacagaaacatATTATTTTCCTTGTCCATGTGGTGACAGATTCGCGATAACGAAG GAGGATCTTGAGAATGGTGAAGATGTGGCCACCTGTCCGAGCTGTTCACTAATAGTTAAAGTAATCTATGATAAG GAGCAGTTCATGTGTGGAGAAGTAATTGAAGCACCAAGAACATCAGAAAACAAACTAGAGCTGGCCCAGAGCTGA